Below is a window of Hydrogenimonas sp. DNA.
AGGGAGTTACCGTAGTCATCTCCCCGCTTCTGGCACTTATGCAGGATCAGGTAAGGGCTTTAAAGCTGCAGGGTATCGGAGCGGAGATGATCGGTTCCATGCAGGGCAGAGAGGAGATAGATGCAGTGATGCAGGGGCTTCGAAAGGGTGAAGTGAAGCTGCTCTATATAGCTCCCGAGCGCTTCAATGCTTTCGGTTTTACCGATCTGCTGCGTTCGATTCCGGTAGCCTCTTTCGTTGTAGACGAAGCGCACTGCGTCAGTGAGTGGGGGCATGAGTTCAGAGAGGAGTACAGGCGGCTGCACCGACTCAAAGAGCTCTTTCCCGACACTCCCGTTTCGGCATTTACGGCAACCGCTACGCCCCAAGTGGAAGAGGATATCGCCAGGCAGCTGGGGTTGAAAGATCCTGTCAGGCTCAGAGGTTCGGTATACCGGGAGAATCTTCTGATAAGGGCCGAGCCGAGGTCGGGAGACGGAAGGGGACAGCTGCTCAGGTTCCTATCGCGTTTCAAAGGTGAAAGCGGCATAGTCTACACCTTCACCCGCAATGCGGCGGAGTCGCTGGCCGGCTATCTGCAGAGTGAGGGGATAAGCGCTATGGCCTACCATGCCGGTCTCGGCAGGGAGGATCGTCAGAACGCCTACCACGCTTTCGTTCACGACGAGACGGATGTCATAGTCGCCACCGTGGCGTTCGGAATGGGGATAGACAAATCCAATATACGTTTCGTAGTCCATATGAGTATGCCCAAGACTCTCGAGGGCTACTACCAGGAGATTGGCCGTGCCGGCCGTGACGGAGTGCAGAGCGAGACGCTGCTGCTCTACAGTGCGGCGGATGCGGCTCAGCGGGCATCTCTTCTGGAAGGGCTGGAGGAGGGGAGCTACAAACAGAGTGCCTACGGGAAACTGGAGAAGATGGTCAACTACAGCAGGAGCGAATCTTGCCGCCATATGCAGCTGGCCGAATATTTCGGAGAGAGTATGGAGCCCTGCGGAAATAGGTGCGACAACTGTACGGCACCCCCCGCCGACAAGAGAGATATAACGAAGGAGTCGAGGCAGCTTCTTTCGGCGGTCTACCGTACCTCACAGAGTTTCGGCAAAAATCATATAATCGACATTCTGCGGGGAAGCAGAAACGGTAAAATCGTTCAGTTCGGGCACGACTCTCTCTCCGTATACGGCATCGGCACGGAGCTTGGCAGGCGGCAGTGGGAGACGGTGACGGAGAGGCTTTTGGAGATAGGCGCACTGGTGCGGGGCGAGCACCGGAATCTGTTGATTACGAAATTTGGCGCAGAGATACTCAAAGGTCAAAAAAGCGTAGATATAAGATCTTCCCGTATGCAGGCCGTGGAGCGCAAAGGGAAGAGAAAGAGAGAGGCAGCCGCCCTGTACGACTGCGATCCCCGCCTCTTCGACGAGCTTCGCAGACTGAGGAAGGAGATAGCCGGCGAAAAAGGGGTGCCCGCCTATCAGGTTTTCAGTGACAAGACCCTCGTTCAGATGGCTGCTAAGCTTCCGCAAAACAGAGAAGAGATGCTGGAGATAAGCGGGATAGCGGAGGTGAAAATGGAGCGTTTCGGAGAGCCTTTTTTGAAACTCTGTATCGAGCTTGGAAAGAGGGTCGAAGCTGTAGAGTGAAAGTACCCTTATGGTATAGTTTTGCAAATCTCTACCGGATGATCTTCTCGCAGAGAGGATGATCCGAAACATAAAGGATCGATTATGGCAGGATGTGAAGATCTGAAAGAGCTGTTGGAGATCGAAGTGATCCCCGATGTCGAAGAGATGATCGACGAACTCTTTGAAGAGATCGCCGAGGCGAAGAGGGCCGATGAAGAGTCCAAAGCCGAGTATGCCGAGCTGCAGGAGCTTAGAACATCTTTTCTGGCGCTTTTGAGTGATATAGAAGATGGAGAGGTGGACGAAGAGGAGTGCGGCGAGATATACAGGGAGCTTGTAGAGATGATAGAGTCGCAGGAGGGTGCAGATGGTGTGTGAGAAGCTGGAAACCTACATCAACGGAGATCTTCTTCCATTTCTGGAGAGTGCCCGCACCGTTTACGAACGTGAAGGCGACGACTCGAGGGTACTTGCGATAGACGACTTGCGACAAACTCTCGCTGAAATAGTTGAAGTAAGGGCACCTCTAAAAACCCATGCCCGGCCATAGAAGGCAAAGAGAGCGTCAGATTTCGTAGAAGGTCGACACAGGGCTACCTGAAGGTAACTCAAGGAGAGCTTCTGCGAAAGATGGCGCTCTATTTGCCTTCCCTACGGGCTTTGCAAGCTTTCACGCAGTCGGCGTTGCCGCTCCTTGAATTGGCTTTGGCCAGTCCTGCGTCGCGGCGCCTTGTCTGCGCAAAAGCTTGCAAAGCTATGGCTGGGCATGGGTTTTTAGAGGTGCCCATAAGAGGTCATATCATGGATGAGTGGGAGTGCGGTGAGCTTTATGAAGAGTTCAGGCGCTACAGGAAAAGCGGAGAGTTTTTGGATAAAATACTCTGACCTCAATATTGCAAAGGAGCGTGAAGATGGAGATCAAAGAGTGCAAAACCCTCGAAGAGCTGCGAAAAGAGGTAGACAAGGTCGATGATAAGATAGTGGAACTCATAGCCGTACGCAACGACTACATAAAGCAGGCGGCAAAGTTCAAACACACTGTCGATGAGATAAAGGCGGACGAGAGGATAGAGGATGTTCTCAACCATGTTCGCCACAAAGCTCTCACACTCGGAGTATCACCGAACATGGTGGTCGAAATATACAAGAAGATGATTGACGATATGGTCGAGACGGAGATTGCGGAGTTCAGAAACAAGGGTTCGTTCTAGGGGGAATGGTGACTTTTCTTGACTCTGCCTTAAGAATAATCTGTAGAGGCGGTATCTCTATGGATGGAAAACTTTTCTCTGCTATACTCGAATCATGAAGAGATTGAGGAACTTTACAAGCCGGCTTATGCTGCTCTTTATGACATGTTTCGTCATGCACGACTACATAACCGGGCAGGGTGATGCGGTTGCAAAGATTGTATCCGTACAACCATACTCCCAGCAGCTCAATCTACACACCGCAGCCGTAGAGCACCAGGCATTCCATATGCTAGCGCTCGGTGAACTTATCATGCAGCCTCAATACTTCCCCGCAGACTTGAAACTTCACTTTTCATACTCTATGAATCTTGCCGACAGGCCGGCTTCACCACCTTTTACACCTCCTAAAACAGTATAGTCCACTTTTTTGGCCCAACCCTCTTATACTGCGTAATGCTTGTGTAAACCAGAGGCTTTGAAGGGGAGTAAAATCCCCTACTTTCTCCAATGCTTTTTTAACAGACAAAGCGCAGTTTCAGGGATGAGGCTACGCTTTTTCCCTATGTAGGTCAACAGGGAATACCAGTTAACGAGTTTGATTCAGGCGGCTCTTCAAGAGAGCCTCTAACTGCTCGGACCGTTAATATCCATGTATGGTTCAGAGTCGAAAAAGGAGTATCGTTATGTCAAAACCTATTATCCTGCTTTTGGCCGCCATTATTTCACTTCAGGCCGAACAGGCACAGTTGAGTGACCTTGAGTATTCATCACTGCTCAGATATGACTTCAGGCCGAACAGGCCGGTAGGCAAATATGAGAAGTTGCGCTCCTATGCGAAGGTGTCACCCTCCAAGGCGCAGGAGATAGCACGAAAGAGCTGTTCAGGCGGTGAAGAGATAGATTATACAAGACTTGCAAGAGAGAGAAGGCTGCTCTTCTACCGTATTTTTACGAAGAGCTATATAGTGAAAGTAAATGCGCTCGACGGCGCACTGATCGAGTGTAAAAGGAGAAAACTTTGAAAAAGAGCATTGTAGTTTCGGTTCTGTTCGCTTCCATTCTGTCCGCTCAGAGCCTGTCGGATCTTTACAGAGAGGTAGAGAACTCCTC
It encodes the following:
- a CDS encoding ATP-dependent DNA helicase RecQ: MPQKEGKYEVLKRVFGHTGFRPLQERAVDAALRGKDLLLILPTGGGKSLCYQLPALLKEGVTVVISPLLALMQDQVRALKLQGIGAEMIGSMQGREEIDAVMQGLRKGEVKLLYIAPERFNAFGFTDLLRSIPVASFVVDEAHCVSEWGHEFREEYRRLHRLKELFPDTPVSAFTATATPQVEEDIARQLGLKDPVRLRGSVYRENLLIRAEPRSGDGRGQLLRFLSRFKGESGIVYTFTRNAAESLAGYLQSEGISAMAYHAGLGREDRQNAYHAFVHDETDVIVATVAFGMGIDKSNIRFVVHMSMPKTLEGYYQEIGRAGRDGVQSETLLLYSAADAAQRASLLEGLEEGSYKQSAYGKLEKMVNYSRSESCRHMQLAEYFGESMEPCGNRCDNCTAPPADKRDITKESRQLLSAVYRTSQSFGKNHIIDILRGSRNGKIVQFGHDSLSVYGIGTELGRRQWETVTERLLEIGALVRGEHRNLLITKFGAEILKGQKSVDIRSSRMQAVERKGKRKREAAALYDCDPRLFDELRRLRKEIAGEKGVPAYQVFSDKTLVQMAAKLPQNREEMLEISGIAEVKMERFGEPFLKLCIELGKRVEAVE
- a CDS encoding isochorismate pyruvate-lyase: MEIKECKTLEELRKEVDKVDDKIVELIAVRNDYIKQAAKFKHTVDEIKADERIEDVLNHVRHKALTLGVSPNMVVEIYKKMIDDMVETEIAEFRNKGSF